Proteins from one Corynebacterium epidermidicanis genomic window:
- the rpe gene encoding ribulose-phosphate 3-epimerase → MSDFQSFPIIAPSILAADFGKLGAEIASVASADWIHVDIMDGHFVPNLSFGPSITAAARAATDLPLDVHLMIEDPGRWIKDYAAAGAHTIIFHVEATEDPAQVAADIRALGVRAGFSIKPGTPIEPYLDLLPHVDEVLVMSVEPGFGGQAFMPDQVEKVATLRRAIDEAKLPVLIEIDGGINAETIASAAAAGCDAFVAGSAVFGKDDRAAAINQLRSLAIAAHPASNSADDLSPEVNRQ, encoded by the coding sequence ATGAGTGACTTCCAATCTTTCCCTATAATCGCGCCGTCGATACTTGCAGCTGATTTCGGAAAGCTGGGTGCGGAGATCGCATCGGTTGCCTCGGCGGATTGGATCCACGTCGACATCATGGACGGGCATTTCGTTCCTAATCTTTCCTTCGGGCCCTCGATAACAGCCGCTGCGCGCGCAGCGACCGACTTGCCTCTCGATGTCCACCTGATGATCGAAGACCCAGGTCGCTGGATCAAAGATTACGCTGCTGCCGGAGCGCACACGATCATCTTCCATGTGGAGGCAACCGAAGACCCCGCTCAAGTCGCAGCAGACATCCGCGCTCTGGGGGTACGGGCAGGTTTTTCGATCAAGCCAGGAACTCCCATCGAACCCTATCTTGATCTCCTGCCACACGTAGATGAGGTGCTGGTAATGAGCGTCGAGCCCGGATTCGGAGGTCAAGCCTTCATGCCGGACCAAGTGGAAAAGGTCGCTACGCTCAGGCGGGCTATCGACGAGGCCAAGCTACCCGTACTCATTGAAATCGATGGCGGAATCAATGCAGAAACCATTGCATCTGCAGCAGCTGCAGGTTGCGATGCCTTCGTGGCGGGATCAGCCGTGTTTGGGAAAGACGATCGGGCGGCAGCTATCAACCAATTACGCAGTCTCGCCATCGCGGCGCACCCGGCGTCCAACTCGGCTGACGATCTCTCCCCGGAAGTCAACCGACAGTGA
- a CDS encoding RsmB/NOP family class I SAM-dependent RNA methyltransferase, giving the protein MTLNNSGGFRSRSKKNPEQQGNRQQTSGASGNRGGNRTSSQSHQQGQGRRTRSASDVYSRAGVDPARAAALHVLQAVRSDDAYANLVLPGLLRERKIAGRDAAFATEITYGTLRNLRIVDAVIDAASTRELSSIAPQLLDILRLGTYQLLFTRVEAHAAVDQSVRAVEAIGQERAKGFVNGILRTVSRTKPETWLTRLTPADELSALAFKHSHPDWIARSFAEVVGMEELGAALEADSERPIVHLVARPGEISAEELALISGGSEAQFSPYGVYLEAGDPGKLEPVREGLAAVQDEGSQLIARALTQVELNGEDQGRWLDLCAGPGGKSALIGALARIDGAHVDAVEIAPHRAKLVSQAVQGLPVTVHVADGRDPDLQPGYDRILVDAPCSGLGALRRRPEARWRKQESDLEDLSHLQFELLESATKLVRPGGAIVYSTCSPDLRETRAIVTRAKEELGMVELDAHPLAGGMVNVGTEQSVQMWPHRHGTDAMFFAVLRKPE; this is encoded by the coding sequence ATGACGCTCAACAATAGTGGCGGATTCCGCTCCCGGAGCAAGAAGAATCCCGAACAGCAAGGCAACCGGCAGCAAACCAGCGGTGCGTCGGGCAACCGGGGCGGGAATCGAACGTCGTCGCAAAGCCACCAGCAGGGGCAAGGTCGGCGCACCCGTTCGGCATCCGACGTGTATAGCCGTGCAGGGGTAGACCCTGCGCGCGCAGCAGCCTTGCATGTGCTCCAGGCAGTGCGCAGTGATGATGCGTATGCCAACTTGGTGCTTCCTGGGTTGTTGCGGGAGCGCAAAATTGCTGGCCGAGATGCCGCTTTTGCTACGGAGATTACCTACGGCACGCTGCGTAACCTCCGGATAGTTGACGCCGTCATTGATGCGGCCAGTACTCGGGAGCTCTCCTCAATCGCTCCGCAGTTGCTCGATATTCTGCGCCTCGGCACCTACCAATTGCTGTTTACCCGAGTGGAAGCGCACGCCGCCGTTGACCAATCTGTGCGCGCGGTGGAGGCGATTGGGCAGGAACGCGCCAAAGGCTTTGTCAATGGTATTTTGCGTACGGTTTCTCGCACCAAACCAGAGACGTGGCTAACCCGGCTCACACCTGCGGATGAGCTCAGCGCCCTCGCATTCAAGCATTCCCACCCGGACTGGATTGCTCGTAGTTTCGCGGAAGTCGTCGGTATGGAAGAACTCGGAGCCGCCCTGGAGGCAGATTCCGAGCGCCCAATTGTGCATTTGGTCGCCCGTCCTGGTGAGATCTCTGCCGAGGAGTTGGCGCTGATTTCCGGTGGTTCGGAGGCACAGTTTTCGCCGTATGGGGTGTATCTCGAAGCCGGGGATCCGGGCAAATTGGAGCCCGTCCGGGAGGGACTCGCGGCCGTGCAGGACGAAGGTTCGCAGCTGATAGCTCGGGCGTTGACTCAGGTGGAGCTGAACGGGGAAGATCAAGGCCGCTGGCTTGATCTTTGCGCGGGTCCCGGCGGGAAGTCAGCACTCATCGGTGCTCTGGCTCGCATCGATGGCGCGCACGTGGACGCGGTGGAGATCGCGCCACACCGCGCAAAGCTGGTTTCGCAGGCCGTGCAGGGGCTTCCCGTCACCGTCCATGTTGCCGACGGCCGAGACCCGGACTTGCAGCCAGGCTACGACCGCATCCTGGTCGACGCCCCGTGCTCTGGCCTGGGCGCTTTGCGACGCCGTCCTGAAGCGCGCTGGCGTAAGCAGGAAAGCGATCTCGAAGATCTGAGTCACCTGCAGTTCGAGCTTTTGGAGTCCGCCACGAAGCTTGTTCGTCCCGGAGGTGCGATCGTGTATTCGACGTGTTCGCCAGACCTGCGGGAAACCCGGGCCATTGTGACGCGTGCTAAGGAAGAATTGGGCATGGTCGAATTAGACGCGCACCCGCTAGCGGGCGGGATGGTAAACGTCGGCACTGAGCAGTCAGTGCAGATGTGGCCACACCGGCACGGTACGGACGCGATGTTCTTCGCAGTGCTCCGAAAGCCGGAGTAG
- the ribH gene encoding 6,7-dimethyl-8-ribityllumazine synthase codes for MSGAGRPSLQLVDARGLSVAVVTATWNAEICDQLHRRAVETAQQCGAQVSEYRVVGALELGVVVQELASAHDAVVALGCVIKGGTPHFDYVCDSVTSALTRIALDTRTPIGNGVLTTLTQEQAVERAGGEGATEDKGAESMVAALHTALQLSAIRAAKD; via the coding sequence ATGAGCGGCGCTGGACGACCATCACTGCAGCTTGTCGACGCCCGTGGCTTATCTGTCGCGGTGGTGACTGCAACGTGGAACGCGGAGATCTGCGATCAATTGCACCGTCGTGCGGTAGAAACCGCACAGCAGTGTGGCGCGCAGGTGAGTGAGTACCGCGTGGTTGGAGCCTTGGAACTCGGAGTTGTTGTGCAAGAACTAGCGTCCGCCCATGACGCCGTTGTGGCGCTTGGATGCGTGATTAAAGGTGGCACCCCACACTTTGACTACGTGTGCGACTCGGTGACCTCTGCGTTGACGCGGATCGCGTTGGATACCCGCACCCCCATTGGCAACGGTGTGCTGACGACTTTGACCCAGGAACAAGCAGTGGAACGAGCAGGTGGTGAGGGCGCAACCGAAGATAAGGGCGCTGAATCCATGGTCGCTGCCTTGCACACTGCGCTGCAGCTTTCCGCGATTAGGGCAGCTAAGGATTAG
- a CDS encoding riboflavin synthase, giving the protein MFTGIIEELGQVRKVEDLGDAIRLEIAATKVLEGTDFGDSIAVNGVCLTVAELGENSFFADCMQETLDRSNLGKLQVGDAVNLERAALLSSRLDGHIVQGHVDATTELLSRTASEHWEVLRFSLPEDLARYVVAKGSICLNGTSLTVSSLGEDFFEVSLIPVTLRDTIFGKLPVGALVNIEVDVVAKYVERMMQVRGR; this is encoded by the coding sequence TTGTTTACCGGCATCATTGAGGAATTAGGGCAGGTTCGCAAGGTTGAAGATTTGGGTGATGCCATCCGCTTGGAGATCGCAGCCACGAAGGTGCTGGAAGGCACGGATTTCGGTGATTCGATCGCGGTCAACGGCGTGTGTTTGACGGTTGCAGAGCTGGGCGAGAATTCCTTTTTCGCCGACTGTATGCAAGAAACCTTAGACCGTTCCAACCTGGGAAAACTGCAGGTTGGCGATGCGGTCAACTTGGAACGTGCTGCCTTGTTGAGCTCGCGTCTCGACGGCCATATTGTGCAGGGCCACGTCGATGCAACCACGGAGCTGTTATCTCGCACCGCATCTGAGCATTGGGAAGTCCTGCGCTTTTCCCTCCCGGAAGATCTTGCTCGTTATGTCGTGGCCAAAGGTTCGATCTGCCTGAATGGCACCTCGCTAACGGTCTCGTCATTGGGGGAAGATTTCTTCGAAGTCTCGCTCATTCCGGTGACGTTGCGTGACACTATTTTCGGGAAGCTGCCAGTTGGCGCGCTCGTCAACATTGAAGTTGATGTCGTCGCCAAATACGTCGAACGCATGATGCAAGTTCGTGGTCGCTAG
- the def gene encoding peptide deformylase, producing the protein MTIQEIRLFGDPVLLTPASEVTTFDENLAKLVDDMLETMDHYQGVGLAANQIGVLRRVFVYDCSTEEETLRGHVINPVWEPIGEETQTGNEGCLSIPDVNKETTRFAKVRCTGSDVNGNPVVFEAEGLLARCVQHETDHLDGVLFLKRLAPELRKEAMAEIRNSSWF; encoded by the coding sequence ATGACGATCCAGGAAATTCGACTGTTTGGTGACCCTGTGCTGCTCACTCCGGCGTCGGAAGTGACAACGTTTGATGAAAACCTCGCCAAGCTTGTCGACGACATGCTGGAAACCATGGATCACTACCAGGGGGTAGGACTGGCAGCGAACCAAATCGGGGTGTTGCGTCGGGTTTTCGTCTACGACTGCTCAACCGAGGAAGAAACACTGCGGGGCCACGTGATCAATCCGGTGTGGGAGCCGATCGGCGAGGAGACCCAGACGGGTAATGAGGGGTGTTTGTCTATCCCGGATGTTAACAAGGAGACGACTCGGTTTGCGAAGGTGCGCTGCACAGGAAGTGATGTTAACGGTAACCCGGTCGTTTTTGAGGCGGAAGGCCTGCTCGCTCGGTGTGTGCAGCACGAGACCGACCACTTGGATGGCGTGTTGTTCCTGAAGCGTTTGGCTCCCGAACTACGCAAAGAAGCCATGGCCGAAATCCGTAATTCCTCCTGGTTCTAG
- a CDS encoding primosomal protein N': MPKTREPADVLPVARVLPLLGLAHLDREFDYLVTKDQDADAQPGVRVRIRFAGRLVDALLLSRHADSDHDGKLSWIDRVISPEVVYPEHTARLVEALCARYAGTRSDLIRTAIPARHASAESSDFTTDWPELGKASEPDLSDWALYEHGQSFVDAVLEGKIARAAWQFVPGRSHIRAVAALAAKTAMQGDGVLIVVPDQRAVDDVEKALREWVSAKQVTVLGAGIGPQARYRRFLAIVHGQARIVVGTRSAAFAPVQNLKLMVLLEDQDESLSDPRAPYAHAREVLTTRSVIEGAALVLGGYTRSAEVQLLVETGWAHDLVAPRDTVRRLSPRIRGVGDTDFELARDPMAKQARIPRLAFEAARASLDRGQPVLFQTPRKGYVPTLACGNCRTPARCRQCNGPLGLPQGEGASPGVVTCRWCGRPELNFRCGECGSPKLRAIVIGAQRTAEELGRAFSGVRIYTSGGSRVLDEVPAEPAVIVATPGAEPVVAGHAYGAAVLLDSWALLGRADLRASEETLTKWAHAAALVSPQAQGGEVIVVADPGLATVQSLIRWDMVGAARTELYQRKEVAFPPTVHMAVVDGPLRTVDDFLVSLRLPPGAEVLGPVDLPPGVSLPGEIDEARFGPVQRYLIRVPLGPRNELGLALRKGLIARSAGKDQVPLRVQVDPIHIG; this comes from the coding sequence ATGCCAAAGACCCGTGAACCTGCTGACGTCCTGCCGGTGGCACGGGTCTTACCATTGCTCGGATTGGCGCATCTAGACCGGGAATTCGACTACCTAGTTACCAAGGACCAGGATGCCGACGCCCAACCCGGGGTCCGGGTGCGCATTAGGTTTGCAGGCAGGCTTGTCGACGCCCTCCTGTTATCTCGTCACGCCGACAGTGATCACGACGGGAAGTTGAGCTGGATTGACCGCGTGATTTCCCCGGAAGTTGTATATCCGGAGCACACCGCGCGGCTGGTCGAGGCGCTATGCGCCCGCTATGCCGGCACTCGCTCCGACCTGATCCGAACCGCAATCCCGGCGCGCCATGCCAGCGCAGAAAGCAGCGATTTCACCACTGATTGGCCTGAGCTTGGAAAAGCCAGTGAGCCGGATTTGTCCGACTGGGCCTTATATGAACACGGGCAGAGCTTTGTCGACGCAGTACTTGAGGGGAAGATTGCGCGGGCGGCTTGGCAGTTTGTTCCTGGTCGCAGCCATATTCGTGCGGTTGCTGCGTTGGCGGCAAAGACGGCGATGCAAGGGGATGGGGTACTGATTGTCGTCCCGGATCAGCGAGCAGTCGATGACGTCGAAAAGGCCCTGCGGGAGTGGGTGAGTGCGAAGCAAGTAACTGTGTTGGGTGCTGGTATTGGACCGCAAGCGAGGTATCGGCGGTTTTTGGCTATTGTGCATGGCCAGGCGCGGATCGTGGTTGGTACCAGGAGTGCTGCGTTTGCCCCGGTGCAGAATCTAAAGCTCATGGTTTTGCTTGAAGATCAAGATGAAAGCCTGAGTGATCCACGTGCACCTTATGCGCATGCGCGGGAGGTGCTCACTACCCGGAGTGTAATCGAAGGCGCTGCGTTGGTGCTCGGTGGCTATACGCGTAGTGCCGAGGTGCAGTTGCTCGTCGAAACGGGCTGGGCTCATGACCTGGTGGCGCCCCGGGACACGGTGCGCAGGTTGAGTCCCCGTATCCGTGGTGTTGGCGACACAGACTTTGAGCTGGCGCGGGATCCGATGGCTAAGCAGGCACGAATTCCCAGACTGGCTTTCGAGGCTGCTCGCGCGAGTTTGGACCGAGGCCAACCGGTGCTCTTTCAGACGCCTCGCAAGGGATATGTCCCCACGCTGGCCTGCGGAAACTGCCGTACCCCGGCCCGGTGCCGTCAATGTAATGGTCCGCTGGGGTTGCCTCAGGGGGAGGGAGCTTCACCGGGTGTGGTTACTTGTCGCTGGTGTGGTCGGCCCGAATTGAATTTTCGTTGCGGTGAATGCGGGTCGCCTAAGCTGCGCGCGATCGTCATCGGGGCGCAGCGAACGGCCGAAGAATTGGGCCGAGCTTTTAGTGGCGTGCGCATTTACACGTCCGGTGGCTCCAGAGTATTGGACGAGGTACCCGCCGAACCTGCTGTGATTGTGGCTACCCCAGGGGCTGAGCCGGTTGTTGCTGGTCATGCCTATGGTGCCGCCGTGTTGTTGGACTCGTGGGCCTTGTTGGGCCGGGCAGACTTGCGAGCCAGCGAGGAAACCTTGACCAAATGGGCGCACGCAGCTGCCCTGGTCTCGCCCCAGGCACAAGGCGGAGAGGTCATCGTAGTCGCTGATCCCGGTTTGGCCACAGTGCAGTCTTTGATCAGGTGGGATATGGTAGGTGCCGCGCGGACAGAGCTCTATCAGCGCAAAGAGGTCGCCTTCCCGCCGACGGTGCACATGGCTGTGGTTGACGGCCCCCTGCGCACTGTCGACGACTTTCTGGTTAGCCTTCGGTTGCCACCAGGTGCGGAGGTTCTGGGACCGGTGGACCTTCCTCCGGGGGTGAGTCTGCCGGGGGAAATCGATGAAGCTCGCTTCGGCCCCGTGCAACGCTACCTGATCCGAGTGCCGCTAGGTCCGCGCAATGAACTCGGGTTGGCGCTACGCAAAGGGCTGATCGCGCGGTCAGCTGGTAAAGACCAGGTGCCGCTGCGGGTGCAGGTCGATCCGATACATATTGGCTAG
- the ribD gene encoding bifunctional diaminohydroxyphosphoribosylaminopyrimidine deaminase/5-amino-6-(5-phosphoribosylamino)uracil reductase RibD, producing MNPDFLNRAIQAAVAAGDSVRGWTSPNPPVGAAIIDEHGDIVGIGATQPPTATDNAHAEIMALRAAGDRARGATAVVTLEPCNHIGRTGPCSHALVEAGISRVYFATSDPNVAASGGADYLNAHGVPATNLQLDVAALWPWLTSLRHNRPAVTAKMAHTLDGFSAAQDGSSQWITGTAARTHAHVDRAHRDAIIVGTGTVLADNPRLTARSADGALLDKQPLRVVVGKRQVPDEYHLAAPDVWREADLKVALERLFAAGYRDVLLEGGPTLIAGALAAGLVDRVHSYLSPSLLGRGLPAVNFPDSTKLNNIADIQRFSLVDVQCVGEDVLIVADVLARE from the coding sequence GTGAATCCGGACTTTCTCAATCGTGCGATCCAGGCGGCGGTAGCTGCCGGGGACAGCGTCCGCGGATGGACGAGCCCAAACCCTCCCGTAGGAGCTGCAATTATCGACGAACACGGCGATATCGTCGGTATCGGCGCCACGCAACCGCCGACGGCGACGGATAACGCCCATGCTGAGATCATGGCCCTACGCGCGGCTGGAGATCGCGCCCGAGGTGCCACAGCCGTAGTCACTCTCGAGCCGTGCAATCATATTGGGCGAACCGGACCGTGTTCGCATGCGTTGGTCGAGGCAGGCATTTCGCGGGTGTACTTTGCAACGTCCGATCCAAATGTCGCCGCCAGCGGTGGGGCGGACTACTTAAATGCTCACGGCGTGCCCGCTACGAATCTGCAATTGGATGTCGCCGCGCTGTGGCCGTGGTTGACGTCGCTGCGCCACAACCGCCCAGCTGTTACCGCGAAAATGGCCCACACTCTCGACGGTTTTTCCGCCGCTCAGGACGGGTCTTCCCAGTGGATTACCGGAACTGCTGCCCGCACACACGCGCATGTAGACCGAGCGCATCGCGACGCGATCATCGTCGGTACCGGCACGGTGCTCGCTGATAACCCTCGGTTGACGGCTCGGTCGGCAGACGGGGCTTTGCTCGACAAGCAGCCGTTGCGGGTGGTCGTCGGTAAGCGCCAGGTGCCCGATGAGTATCATCTCGCTGCTCCGGACGTCTGGCGGGAGGCAGATCTTAAGGTGGCATTGGAGCGGCTTTTTGCTGCTGGATATCGGGACGTTTTGTTGGAGGGCGGGCCGACGCTCATCGCCGGCGCACTAGCTGCTGGGCTTGTCGACCGGGTGCATAGCTACCTCAGCCCGAGCTTGTTGGGTCGGGGATTGCCCGCGGTGAACTTCCCTGATTCGACCAAACTGAACAACATAGCCGATATTCAGCGCTTTTCTCTGGTGGATGTCCAGTGCGTAGGGGAGGACGTCCTGATAGTCGCAGATGTGCTAGCCCGGGAATAG
- a CDS encoding bifunctional 3,4-dihydroxy-2-butanone-4-phosphate synthase/GTP cyclohydrolase II translates to MRDEPVTVQLDTVEEAIADIAAGKAVVVVDDEDRENEGDIIFAAEKATPELVAFMVRYSSGYICAPITEEDADRLQLPPMIAVNEDARGTAYTVTVDAATGTTGISAISRAETLRRLADPNRGPADFTRPGHVVPLRARTGGVLVRAGHTEASVDLARLAGLRPAAVLCEVVSEDNPVEMARLPELRRFADTHGLKLISIEQLIEWRRANETQIERVVETRLPTDFGEFTAVGYRSTITDVEHVALTVGDISANNGEKVLVRVHSECLTGDVFGSRRCDCGQQLHASMKMVQDAGRGVILYMRGHEGRGIGLLAKLKAYQLQDAGADTVDANLALGLPADAREFGTGAQILHDLGVRTINLISNNPDKRAGLTGHGISICERTAIDVEVTKDNLNYLRTKRDRMGHILPGLEAFEQLEEQ, encoded by the coding sequence TTGAGGGACGAACCAGTGACTGTGCAGTTAGACACTGTCGAGGAAGCCATCGCGGACATTGCAGCGGGTAAAGCCGTTGTGGTGGTCGATGATGAAGACCGGGAAAATGAGGGCGACATCATTTTTGCCGCGGAGAAGGCTACCCCTGAGCTGGTTGCATTCATGGTTCGCTATTCCTCGGGCTACATCTGTGCGCCCATCACGGAGGAAGATGCTGATCGTCTGCAGTTGCCGCCGATGATCGCCGTCAATGAGGATGCGCGCGGGACCGCCTACACCGTTACCGTGGACGCTGCTACGGGCACCACCGGTATTTCGGCAATTTCGCGGGCGGAGACACTGCGTCGTCTCGCGGACCCGAACAGGGGTCCAGCGGATTTCACCCGTCCTGGTCACGTGGTGCCGCTGCGTGCCCGCACTGGTGGCGTGCTGGTCCGCGCGGGCCATACGGAGGCATCTGTTGATTTGGCCCGACTCGCTGGCCTGCGCCCTGCAGCAGTGCTGTGTGAAGTGGTTAGTGAGGACAACCCCGTCGAGATGGCCCGGCTTCCGGAGCTGCGTCGTTTCGCGGACACCCATGGGCTGAAGCTGATTTCCATCGAGCAGCTCATCGAATGGCGCCGCGCGAACGAAACTCAAATTGAGCGTGTCGTAGAGACTCGTCTACCAACCGACTTCGGTGAGTTCACCGCGGTGGGATACCGCAGCACGATCACCGACGTGGAACATGTCGCGCTTACCGTTGGCGATATTTCTGCCAACAATGGCGAGAAAGTGCTGGTGCGGGTGCATTCGGAGTGCTTGACCGGTGATGTCTTTGGCTCCCGTCGGTGCGATTGTGGGCAGCAGCTGCACGCTTCGATGAAGATGGTGCAAGACGCCGGTCGAGGGGTGATTTTGTACATGCGTGGCCATGAGGGGCGTGGCATTGGTTTGTTGGCAAAGCTCAAGGCGTACCAGCTGCAAGATGCGGGTGCTGATACCGTCGATGCGAATTTGGCACTTGGGTTGCCCGCCGATGCCCGCGAGTTCGGCACTGGTGCGCAGATCCTGCACGACCTTGGTGTTCGCACCATCAACCTGATTTCCAACAACCCTGACAAGCGCGCTGGACTAACGGGCCATGGTATTTCCATCTGCGAGCGCACCGCCATCGATGTTGAAGTGACCAAGGACAACCTCAACTACCTGCGCACCAAGCGCGATAGGATGGGCCATATCCTTCCTGGCCTGGAAGCTTTTGAACAACTGGAGGAGCAGTAA
- the fmt gene encoding methionyl-tRNA formyltransferase has product MRILFAGTPDVAAMALRRLIVSEHEVIGVLTRPDARKGRGRTLHPSPVAEVAMEYDIPTFKPSTLKLDTEDGDRFREDLHSLAPDCVPVVAYGNLIPEDLLAAVPQGWINLHFSLLPQWRGAAPVQAAIYHGDDITGATTFRIDRGLDTGDVLGTITTEIGANETAAQLLHRLAESGGDLLVATMDGLAGGALVARPQVGEPTYAAKIEKEDAQINWQAPALQIDRQIRAHTPAPGAWTMLADQRMKVGPVVLSEREGLRPGHIEVTKQGVYVGTGSTAVMLGEIQPPGKKMMNAADWARGVTMAEGTVFQ; this is encoded by the coding sequence ATGAGAATTCTTTTCGCTGGTACCCCGGATGTTGCCGCAATGGCGTTGCGTCGCCTCATTGTCTCCGAGCACGAGGTGATTGGGGTATTGACGCGGCCAGACGCACGCAAGGGGCGCGGTAGGACATTGCATCCCTCACCCGTAGCTGAGGTGGCGATGGAGTATGACATTCCGACGTTCAAGCCGTCGACATTAAAACTCGACACTGAGGATGGCGACCGTTTTCGAGAAGATCTGCACTCGTTGGCCCCGGACTGCGTCCCCGTCGTGGCTTACGGCAACCTTATTCCGGAAGATCTCCTCGCCGCGGTACCTCAAGGATGGATTAACCTGCACTTCTCCCTCCTACCGCAGTGGCGCGGGGCTGCACCGGTGCAAGCAGCGATTTACCACGGTGATGACATCACCGGTGCCACTACGTTCCGCATTGACCGCGGCCTTGATACCGGCGATGTTTTGGGGACCATCACAACCGAAATCGGAGCTAACGAAACCGCAGCACAGCTACTTCATCGCTTGGCTGAAAGCGGTGGAGATTTGTTGGTGGCCACAATGGACGGCCTGGCAGGTGGTGCATTGGTGGCCAGGCCTCAGGTAGGGGAGCCGACCTACGCGGCGAAAATTGAAAAGGAAGACGCGCAGATCAATTGGCAGGCCCCGGCATTGCAGATTGATCGCCAAATCAGAGCTCACACTCCAGCTCCGGGCGCCTGGACCATGCTCGCCGATCAGCGAATGAAGGTCGGACCGGTGGTTTTGTCCGAACGTGAAGGACTACGTCCGGGACACATCGAGGTCACTAAGCAAGGTGTGTATGTCGGTACTGGCTCGACCGCGGTCATGTTGGGCGAAATCCAACCTCCAGGAAAGAAGATGATGAACGCGGCCGATTGGGCTCGAGGCGTGACGATGGCGGAAGGCACGGTGTTTCAGTAA